CATGACCGCTTTCTCGAGTTCACCAAGACCTGCCATCCCTCAAGCTTACGGAGGCAACGACACAAATGCGTACTACAGGTCGTCGTAACCGGTCGGTAGCTGTGTGGGATATTTCATAGCGAGGTGGGGCACGGATTCGGGCCGCCGATCGTAGCGCGTACGTGCCGGGTGCCGATCGGGACGATCATCGGGCGGCCGGAGACGGGATCGTCGTGCAGTTCGGCGCGCAGGCCGAAGACCTCTCGCAACAATTCGGCATCGATGATGTCGCCCGGGGCGCCCTGGGCGACGATGCGGCCCGCGTGCATGACGACCAGCCGGTCGCTGTAGCGGATGGCGAGGTTGAGATCGTGCAGCACCATCACCACGGTCCGGCCCAGCTCGGCGTGCAGGCGGTCGACCAGGTCCAGCACGTCGAGCGAATGGGCCAGATCGAGATAGGTGGTGGGCTCGTCGAGCAGCAGGATGTCGGTGCCCTGCGCGAGCGCCATGGAGATCCAGGCGCGCTGGCGCTGACCGCCGGACAGTTCCTCGAGCGGGCGGTCGGCGAGGTCGGCGATGCCGGTCTGCGCGAGGGCGGCGGCGACCTCGGACTCGTCGTCGGAGGACCACTGCCGCAGCCACGACTGGTGTGGATGGCGGCCGCGCGCAACGAGATCGGCGACGGTCAGGCCCTCCGGCGCGCTCGGCGTCTGCGGCAGCAGGCCGATCACGCGCGCCACGTCGCGGGTCTTCATGGTGGCGATCGCCTTGCCGTCCAACAGGATTCGCCCGGTCTGCGGGCGCAGCAGCCGGCCCAGCGCGCGCAGCAGCGTGGACTTGCCGCAGCCGTTGGGGCCGATGACGGTGGTGATCAGGCCGGGTTCGACGGCGAGACAGAGATCGTCGATCACCACCCGGCCGCCGTAGCCGAGGGTGAGGTCGTCGGCGTGCAGCCGATGCGGGGTCGCGGTCATGACTCAGGTCGCCTTCCGGTTCGCGCGCACGAGCAGCAACAGCAGGAACGGTCCGCCCAGCGCGGCGGTGACGATGCCGACCGGCAGGTCGACGGGAAAGACGGTGCGGGCGGCCACATCCGAGCCGATCACCACGAGCGCGCCGACGAGCGCGGACCCGACGATCGGTTCGCCGGGCGCGCGCAGCAGTCGGCGCGCGATCTGCGGCGCGGCCAATCCGACGAAGGCCAGCGGTCCCACGGCGGCGGTCGCGAGCGCGGCCCCGGTCACCGCCGCGCCGATCAGCACCGCCTGCCGGGTCTGCACGCGCACGCCGAGCGCGCGGGCGGTGTCGTCGCCGAAGCGCAGGGCGGCCAGCGTGTGCGCCGACCCGGCGGCGACCGCCAGCACCAGCCCGAATCCGAGGGCCGCGGGCACGGCCCGCCCCCAGTCCGCGCCGCCGAGCGAGCCGGTCAGCCACTGCTGCGCGCGGGTGGCGTCGGCCAGGCTGGCGCGGGTGAGCAGCCAGTTGATCCCGGCGATCAGCATGGCGTTGACGCCGATGCCGAGCAGGACCAGCCGCAGCCCGCTGACTCCGGCCGTTCCCGCGCCGGTGCGACCCCAGGCGAGCAGGTAGATGAGCACCGCGGTGCCCAGCCCGCCCGCCAGCGCGGCCAGCGGCACCCCGAGCGCGGCCGCGACACCCGTTGTCGCGCCACCGGTTCCGGCGAGCACGGCCACCGCGGCGAGGCTCGCCCCCGAGGTGATGCCCAGCACATCCGGACTGGCCAGCGGATTCCGCAGAATCGACTGGGTCACCGCGCCCGCGGTGCCCAGCGCGCCCCCCGCCACCACGGCCGTCACCGCCCGCGGCAGCCGCGAGTCGACGACGATGAACCGCTGCGCCCGGCTCCCACCCCCGGCCAGCACCTCCAGCACCCGCCCGACCGGAATCGTGTACTCGCCGATGGCGATATCCACCGCGAACAGCACGACCACCCCGGCCGCCAGCGCGATCACGGTGAGCAGCACGGTGATTCGCAGCACCGCGGACAACCGCCCGGCGCGCACCGCGGGCCGCACCCGCGACAGTGTCGAGACACTCACAGCCCCACCGCCTTTCGCCGTCGCACCAGGTAGACGAAGCACGGGGCGCCGAAGGCGGCCAGGATGATTCCGGCCTGGAGTTCGCCGGGGCGGGCGAGGACTCGGCCGATGATGTCGGCCACCAGCAGCACCAACGCGCCGAGCAGGGCCGAATAGGGAAGCAGCCAGCGGTGATCGGGGCCGGTGAGCATGCGGGCCAGGTGGGGGACCAGCAGGCCGAGGAAGGCGAGGGGGCCGACGGCGGCGGTGGCGGCGCCGGTGAGCAGCACGACCGCGGCCAGGCCGAGGGCGCGGTTGCGGCCGATGTGCACGCCCAGTCCGCGCGCCACGTCCTCGCCCAGGCTCAGGGCGTTCAAACCCGGTGCGGCACAGCAGGCCAGCACGGCGCCGAGCGCGATGAACGGCAGCACCTGCCGCAGCACGGTCGCGTCGTGGCCGGAGATCGAGCCGATGATCCAGAACCGGTAGGTGTCCATGGACGCGGGATCGAGCAGGACGACGGTATTGGTGAGCGCCTGCAGGAACGCGGTGACCGCCGCGCCCGCGAGCACCAGGCTCAGCGGGCTCGCGGTGGCGCCGCCCAGCGCCGAGACACCGAACACCACCAGGCCCGCGACCAGCGCCCCGGCGAACGCGAACCAGATGTACTGCTCGGGTCGCGTCAGCGCGAGGAAGTGGATGCTCAGCGCGGCCAGGAAGGCGGCCCCGGCATTGAGGCCCAGCAGCCCGGAGTCGGCCAGCGGATTGCGGGTGTAGCCCTGCATGAGCGCGCCCGCCATGCCGAGCGCCAGCCCGGTCACCACGGCGAGTCCGGTTCGCGGCAGCCGCAATTCGCGCACGATCTGATCGGCGGGCGTGCGGGCCGGGCAGCTCAGCGGCCAGCCGCCCGGACACGCCAGGGTGTGCAACACGTCGCCCGGCGACAGCGATCGCGCGCCGATCGCGATCCCCGCGACGGCCGCGACCAGCAGTAATCCGGACAGAACGAGCAGACCGGCCGCACGATGCCGTTTACGGGTGACTTCAGCGGGCACGGCGACGAATAACTCCTGACGTGATTACTTTCATTGCTCGGCGAGTCTGGTAAGCCTAACCTATCTTCCGTTTCGGCCCGCACCGCCAATCGACAGAGGAGGTTCGATGTACGAACCGATGACCGCTCGCCCGACCACTCGCTCCGAGGCGGTGTTCGGGCGGGCCTGTGCGCGACTGCGCTCGCTGCAGCCGGAACATCCGCGGGTGTACGCCGTGGCGGCGATCGCCGAACAGGCCCGGCGCCGCTGGTGGCGATTGGCCGACGGGAACCGCGAGGGCCGCATCGAGCTCATGTATCACCGGCACGCCGCGGAGATGATCAGCGCCGACATCGCGGCCGAGGTGGTGGCCACGGCGCTGGTGCACGGCGTGATCGGCCGGGTCACCGCGCTGCTGGTGGCCGAGGGCCGCGCCTGGGATCCCGGGCTGGAGAACCTGTGGCTGCACACCGACAACGACGGCGGCGTCGACTGGGCGGGGTTGTCGGACACCACGATTCGCGTCGTCGACGGCGACGCGGCGGCGGGGGAGCCCGGCGTGGTGGCGCTGCCGTGCGAACGGGCGATGTTCGTCTGGCTGGCCCATCGCTGCGACGCCTCGCTGACAATGGTGCAGCAGAGCCTCGCCCGGCACGCCGGGCTGGATCCGGGCCGGTTCTGGGAGCTGGTCGGCGAGGCCGTCATGGGCGCCGCGACCTATGTGCCGGACCTGGCGGGCACCTCGCCCGAGGTGGGCGCG
The Nocardia terpenica genome window above contains:
- a CDS encoding ABC transporter ATP-binding protein; amino-acid sequence: MTATPHRLHADDLTLGYGGRVVIDDLCLAVEPGLITTVIGPNGCGKSTLLRALGRLLRPQTGRILLDGKAIATMKTRDVARVIGLLPQTPSAPEGLTVADLVARGRHPHQSWLRQWSSDDESEVAAALAQTGIADLADRPLEELSGGQRQRAWISMALAQGTDILLLDEPTTYLDLAHSLDVLDLVDRLHAELGRTVVMVLHDLNLAIRYSDRLVVMHAGRIVAQGAPGDIIDAELLREVFGLRAELHDDPVSGRPMIVPIGTRHVRATIGGPNPCPTSL
- a CDS encoding FecCD family ABC transporter permease, producing MSVSTLSRVRPAVRAGRLSAVLRITVLLTVIALAAGVVVLFAVDIAIGEYTIPVGRVLEVLAGGGSRAQRFIVVDSRLPRAVTAVVAGGALGTAGAVTQSILRNPLASPDVLGITSGASLAAVAVLAGTGGATTGVAAALGVPLAALAGGLGTAVLIYLLAWGRTGAGTAGVSGLRLVLLGIGVNAMLIAGINWLLTRASLADATRAQQWLTGSLGGADWGRAVPAALGFGLVLAVAAGSAHTLAALRFGDDTARALGVRVQTRQAVLIGAAVTGAALATAAVGPLAFVGLAAPQIARRLLRAPGEPIVGSALVGALVVIGSDVAARTVFPVDLPVGIVTAALGGPFLLLLLVRANRKAT
- a CDS encoding FecCD family ABC transporter permease encodes the protein MPAEVTRKRHRAAGLLVLSGLLLVAAVAGIAIGARSLSPGDVLHTLACPGGWPLSCPARTPADQIVRELRLPRTGLAVVTGLALGMAGALMQGYTRNPLADSGLLGLNAGAAFLAALSIHFLALTRPEQYIWFAFAGALVAGLVVFGVSALGGATASPLSLVLAGAAVTAFLQALTNTVVLLDPASMDTYRFWIIGSISGHDATVLRQVLPFIALGAVLACCAAPGLNALSLGEDVARGLGVHIGRNRALGLAAVVLLTGAATAAVGPLAFLGLLVPHLARMLTGPDHRWLLPYSALLGALVLLVADIIGRVLARPGELQAGIILAAFGAPCFVYLVRRRKAVGL